One Kineococcus radiotolerans SRS30216 = ATCC BAA-149 DNA window includes the following coding sequences:
- a CDS encoding decaprenyl-phosphate phosphoribosyltransferase yields the protein MSTREQTVSTPSTRSPAWLRAMRPRQWVKNVLVLAPVFPAGQQVGLDTLTGVGVAFVLFCVLSSSIYLINDAKDVEADRAHPRKRFRPIAAGELPVRTAVVLAVVLAAVALGAGTLWQPMLGVVLGVYFVIQLAYCFGLKHEPVLELACVASGFLLRMLAGGTAGDIPLSGWFLLTTAFGSLFMAAGKRYGEARRGELTGEPVRRVVQRYTPTYLRFVWTLAATVVVTTYALWAIEVLVAQTGTSLATLTIVPFVLAVLRYAVDVDSGNAEEPEEIALHDRVLLGLAGLWCASLLLAVWL from the coding sequence GTGAGCACCCGGGAGCAGACGGTGTCGACCCCCTCCACCCGGTCGCCCGCCTGGCTGCGCGCCATGCGCCCGCGGCAGTGGGTGAAGAACGTCCTCGTCCTCGCGCCGGTGTTCCCCGCCGGCCAGCAGGTGGGCCTCGACACCCTCACCGGGGTCGGGGTCGCCTTCGTGCTGTTCTGCGTGCTGTCGAGCTCGATCTACCTGATCAACGACGCCAAGGACGTCGAGGCCGACCGCGCGCACCCGCGCAAGCGGTTCCGGCCCATCGCGGCGGGGGAGCTGCCGGTCCGCACCGCCGTCGTCCTCGCCGTGGTCCTGGCCGCGGTCGCGCTGGGCGCGGGCACGCTCTGGCAGCCGATGCTGGGGGTGGTGCTCGGGGTCTACTTCGTCATCCAGCTCGCCTACTGCTTCGGCCTCAAGCACGAACCCGTCCTCGAGCTGGCCTGCGTCGCCTCCGGGTTCCTGCTGCGCATGCTCGCCGGCGGCACCGCCGGCGACATCCCCCTCTCGGGCTGGTTCCTGCTGACCACGGCGTTCGGCTCGCTGTTCATGGCCGCCGGCAAGCGCTACGGGGAGGCCCGCCGCGGGGAGCTCACCGGGGAGCCCGTGCGCCGGGTGGTGCAGCGGTACACCCCGACCTACCTGCGCTTCGTGTGGACCCTCGCCGCGACGGTCGTCGTCACCACGTACGCGTTGTGGGCGATCGAGGTCCTCGTCGCCCAGACCGGCACGAGCCTGGCGACCCTGACCATCGTCCCCTTCGTCCTCGCCGTGCTGCGCTACGCGGTGGACGTGGACAGCGGGAACGCCGAGGAGCCCGAGGAGATTGCCCTGCACGACCGGGTGCTGCTCGGCCTGGCGGGCCTGTGGTGCGCCTCCCTGCTGCTGGCGGTGTGGCTGTGA
- a CDS encoding GtrA family protein, protein MSAPVRTLLASERAGEVVRFLVSGGIAYLADLVVFNVLLLAGVGSVWSKVVSSVIAIFIAFLGSRYYTWRDRRSEHPGREYAMFFLFSAIAAGLQLLCLAITHYGFGWTSALADNLSGNVVGMAIAMVFRFLTFRTFVFPDRSATSA, encoded by the coding sequence GTGAGCGCCCCGGTGCGGACCCTGCTGGCCTCCGAGCGCGCGGGGGAGGTCGTGCGGTTCCTCGTCTCCGGCGGGATCGCCTACCTCGCCGACCTGGTGGTCTTCAACGTCCTGCTCCTCGCCGGGGTCGGCTCGGTCTGGTCCAAGGTCGTCTCCAGCGTCATCGCGATCTTCATCGCGTTCCTGGGCAGCCGGTACTACACCTGGCGCGACCGCCGCAGCGAGCACCCGGGCCGCGAGTACGCCATGTTCTTCCTGTTCTCCGCGATCGCCGCCGGGCTGCAGCTGCTGTGCCTGGCGATCACGCACTACGGGTTCGGCTGGACCTCGGCCCTGGCCGACAACCTCTCCGGCAACGTCGTCGGGATGGCCATCGCCATGGTGTTCCGCTTCCTGACCTTCCGGACGTTCGTCTTCCCGGACCGCTCCGCGACCAGTGCGTGA
- a CDS encoding glycosyltransferase 87 family protein has product MRDPRTLIPVLLGIVLAVVVVRSGVGQASWEVGYDLSVYRDGARDLLAGRDLYGRETYRGHWFVYPPFAAILFVPLLLLPAAVDLVLWDAVLVAVATWGCWRVLRSVAGPGWWLGTGIAFVLLSDPFREALVLGQISPLVVLGLVLGCLYGGRGGALLAALSGAVKVTPALVIASLLNRRARGWFALPVVVVGAVVTLLGALVAPRSAVSYFGGLLWDPDRVAEPRTTTNNSLAGAFAHAGTSSSLASALGVVCAVPLLVLVVVVARRCDWLDRSARLRFGLLVSVVTCLVSPVTWSHHALAAPIAVVVLLAGRRHGPLLVLAGLPWLLPVLHWGPVLAQTRPLSLLVLVVLLSARPSRTARAPRSELDGAAREV; this is encoded by the coding sequence GTGCGTGACCCCAGGACCCTGATCCCCGTCCTGCTGGGGATCGTGCTCGCGGTCGTCGTCGTCCGCAGCGGTGTCGGGCAGGCGTCCTGGGAGGTCGGGTACGACCTCTCCGTCTACCGCGACGGCGCCCGGGACCTGCTGGCCGGCCGTGACCTCTACGGGCGCGAGACCTACCGCGGGCACTGGTTCGTGTACCCGCCGTTCGCGGCGATCCTCTTCGTGCCCCTGCTCCTGCTGCCCGCGGCGGTGGACCTCGTCCTGTGGGACGCGGTGCTGGTCGCGGTGGCGACGTGGGGGTGCTGGCGGGTCCTGCGCTCCGTCGCCGGCCCCGGGTGGTGGCTGGGGACGGGGATCGCGTTCGTCCTGCTCAGCGACCCGTTCCGCGAGGCGCTGGTGCTGGGGCAGATCAGCCCCCTCGTCGTGCTGGGGCTCGTGCTCGGCTGCCTCTACGGCGGGCGCGGGGGGGCCCTGCTCGCCGCGCTGTCGGGGGCGGTGAAGGTGACCCCGGCCCTGGTGATCGCCTCGCTGCTGAACCGGCGGGCCCGGGGGTGGTTCGCGCTGCCCGTGGTCGTCGTGGGGGCGGTGGTGACGCTGCTCGGGGCCCTGGTGGCCCCGCGCTCGGCGGTGTCCTACTTCGGGGGCCTGCTCTGGGACCCCGACCGCGTCGCGGAGCCGCGGACGACGACGAACAACTCGCTGGCGGGGGCGTTCGCGCACGCGGGGACGTCGTCCTCGCTGGCCTCGGCGCTGGGGGTGGTGTGCGCGGTCCCGCTGCTGGTCCTCGTCGTCGTCGTCGCCCGGCGCTGCGACTGGCTGGACCGCTCCGCGCGGCTGCGCTTCGGGCTGCTCGTCTCCGTCGTGACCTGCCTGGTGTCGCCGGTGACGTGGTCGCACCACGCGCTGGCCGCCCCGATCGCGGTGGTGGTGCTGCTGGCCGGGCGGCGCCACGGCCCCCTGCTGGTGCTGGCGGGTCTCCCGTGGCTGCTGCCGGTGCTGCACTGGGGGCCGGTGCTCGCCCAGACCCGGCCGCTGTCGCTGCTGGTGCTCGTCGTCCTGCTCAGCGCGCGCCCGTCGCGCACCGCGCGGGCGCCGCGCTCCGAGCTGGACGGGGCCGCCCGGGAGGTCTGA
- a CDS encoding SpoIID/LytB domain-containing protein, whose protein sequence is MTRTRISRLVTGLVAGTALALTAGTLTAVPASADEVRPATGGSFTVVGHGFGHGIGMSQWGAQSRAVAGQGYRTILDFYYPGTSVGNQPDRTLRVGLTAFANAAVAVRAPSGSPLTISSSGRKVEAGQRLVVAPSGSGLTGTVDGAWNETWGGTVTLSGPDGVLLQKGDGTSVRYDGVVRIVTGPRLTVVNDVPLETYLRGVVPAESPASWNAEALKAQSVAARSYAMAVLNPQAQTDICDTTACQVYRGAEVRDAAGATTWSTPASTNAAIAATAGEIRSHEGKVAFTQFSSSNGGWTVAGSKPYLVAKEDPFSGPGRTAPGDSVAAWTTTVRAASFDAGCAPGGAATGIVVKGRDGRGDFGGRVKDATLVCTNGTVAVTGTKLRQLGGLRSDYFALVSAVQLAHGALGGVNGPLGAAASAELTTPDGRAAYQHFAGGSIYASPATGAHDVRGAIRSRWAALGWENGMGLPTTGDTRTPNGAGYYNHFQNGSIYWSPSTGAQAVRGAIQQKWAALGWENGLGFPTTSDTRTPNGVGYYTHFQNGSIYWSPSTGAQALRGAIRQEWAALGWENGLGFPTSSDTPLPGGRGWFTRFQGGSIYWSGATGAHAVRGGILDTWAAQGWENGPLGMPTAGEQWRGATLTQTFQGGTLSYDPRTGKVARA, encoded by the coding sequence ATGACACGCACCAGGATCTCCCGCCTCGTGACCGGCCTGGTGGCCGGCACGGCGCTGGCCCTGACGGCGGGGACGCTGACCGCGGTGCCCGCCTCCGCCGACGAGGTCCGCCCGGCCACCGGGGGTTCCTTCACCGTCGTCGGGCACGGGTTCGGGCACGGGATCGGCATGTCGCAGTGGGGGGCCCAGTCGCGCGCCGTCGCCGGCCAGGGCTACCGCACGATCCTGGACTTCTACTACCCCGGCACCTCGGTGGGGAACCAACCGGACCGGACGCTGCGGGTGGGGCTGACGGCGTTCGCCAACGCCGCCGTCGCCGTGCGCGCCCCCTCGGGCAGCCCGCTGACCATCAGCTCCAGCGGCCGGAAGGTCGAGGCCGGGCAGCGCCTGGTCGTGGCCCCCAGCGGGTCCGGGCTGACCGGCACCGTCGACGGCGCCTGGAACGAGACCTGGGGCGGGACGGTCACCCTCAGCGGCCCGGACGGGGTCCTGCTGCAGAAGGGCGACGGGACCTCCGTCCGCTACGACGGCGTCGTCCGCATCGTCACCGGGCCCAGGCTCACCGTCGTCAACGACGTCCCGCTGGAGACCTACCTGCGCGGGGTCGTCCCCGCCGAGTCCCCCGCCTCCTGGAACGCGGAAGCGCTCAAGGCCCAGTCGGTGGCCGCCCGCAGCTACGCGATGGCCGTGCTGAACCCGCAGGCCCAGACCGACATCTGCGACACGACCGCCTGCCAGGTCTACCGGGGCGCGGAGGTCCGGGACGCGGCCGGCGCGACGACCTGGTCGACGCCCGCGTCGACGAACGCGGCCATCGCCGCGACCGCCGGGGAGATCCGCAGCCACGAGGGCAAGGTCGCGTTCACCCAGTTCTCCTCCTCCAACGGCGGCTGGACCGTCGCGGGGTCCAAGCCGTACCTGGTGGCCAAGGAGGACCCGTTCTCCGGGCCCGGGCGCACCGCCCCCGGCGACAGCGTCGCCGCCTGGACGACCACCGTGCGCGCGGCGAGCTTCGACGCCGGCTGCGCGCCCGGCGGCGCGGCCACCGGGATCGTCGTGAAGGGCCGCGACGGGCGCGGCGACTTCGGCGGCCGGGTCAAGGACGCGACCCTCGTCTGCACCAACGGCACCGTCGCGGTCACCGGCACGAAGCTGCGGCAGCTGGGCGGGCTGCGCTCGGACTACTTCGCGCTCGTCAGCGCCGTGCAGCTCGCCCACGGCGCCCTCGGCGGGGTGAACGGCCCCCTGGGGGCGGCGGCCTCCGCGGAGCTCACCACCCCCGACGGCCGGGCCGCCTACCAGCACTTCGCCGGGGGCTCGATCTACGCCTCCCCCGCCACCGGCGCCCACGACGTCCGCGGCGCGATCCGCAGCCGGTGGGCGGCGCTGGGCTGGGAGAACGGGATGGGGCTGCCCACCACCGGCGACACCCGCACCCCCAACGGCGCCGGGTACTACAACCACTTCCAGAACGGCTCGATCTACTGGTCGCCCTCCACCGGCGCCCAGGCCGTCCGCGGCGCGATCCAGCAGAAGTGGGCCGCCCTGGGCTGGGAGAACGGCCTCGGCTTCCCCACCACCAGCGACACCCGCACCCCCAACGGCGTCGGGTACTACACCCACTTCCAGAACGGCTCGATCTACTGGTCGCCCTCCACCGGCGCCCAGGCCCTGCGCGGGGCGATCCGGCAGGAGTGGGCCGCCCTGGGCTGGGAGAACGGCCTCGGCTTCCCCACCAGCAGCGACACCCCCCTCCCCGGCGGGCGCGGGTGGTTCACGAGGTTCCAGGGCGGCTCGATCTACTGGTCGGGCGCGACCGGCGCCCACGCCGTGCGCGGCGGGATCCTCGACACCTGGGCCGCGCAGGGGTGGGAGAACGGCCCCCTGGGGATGCCCACCGCCGGCGAGCAGTGGCGCGGGGCCACCCTGACCCAGACCTTCCAGGGCGGCACGCTGTCCTACGACCCCCGGACCGGGAAGGTCGCCCGCGCCTGA
- a CDS encoding LGFP repeat-containing protein, translating into MRRRGPGAAPVVAGLLVAALAGLVGPAASAAPRAPGGLPAEVDALAPRYQAPISCAAPQPGTLAVARLIRDAYGPQDVGTARACPVGGPPTSEHHDGRALDWMLDAAVPAEAALAREFTTWLLAPDANGNAAANARRLGVMYVIWDRAVWKAYDPAAGWQPYTGPDPHTDHVHLSLTFSGAARETSWWTGTADPLTGHWIALGGERSVLGGDVGARRTTSSAGVSRRDYRHGSVYASPTTPVREVHGAIAGRYGELGGPAALGVPLTDELRTPRRAGAYNHFQGGSVYWSPATGAHELRGAIRDRWAALGWENGLGFPTTGDRRTPSKPGAYTHFEGGSVYWSPATGAHAVRGALRETWAATGWENGPLGFPVADERPVPGGLRLDFQGGSLTWDATRRTTSISLNH; encoded by the coding sequence GTGAGGCGGCGGGGTCCCGGCGCGGCGCCGGTGGTGGCGGGCCTGCTCGTCGCGGCGCTGGCCGGCCTGGTCGGGCCCGCCGCCTCGGCCGCCCCCCGCGCCCCGGGCGGGCTGCCCGCCGAGGTCGACGCCCTCGCCCCCCGGTACCAGGCGCCGATCTCCTGCGCCGCACCGCAACCGGGGACCCTCGCCGTCGCCCGGCTGATCCGCGACGCCTACGGCCCGCAGGACGTGGGGACCGCCCGCGCCTGCCCCGTCGGCGGCCCCCCCACCTCCGAGCACCACGACGGCCGCGCGCTGGACTGGATGCTCGACGCCGCCGTGCCCGCGGAGGCCGCCCTCGCCCGGGAGTTCACCACCTGGCTGCTCGCCCCCGACGCGAACGGCAACGCCGCCGCGAACGCCCGCCGCCTCGGGGTCATGTACGTCATCTGGGACCGCGCGGTGTGGAAGGCCTACGACCCCGCCGCCGGGTGGCAGCCCTACACCGGTCCCGACCCGCACACCGACCACGTCCACCTGTCGCTCACCTTCTCCGGCGCCGCCCGCGAGACGTCGTGGTGGACCGGGACGGCCGACCCCCTCACCGGGCACTGGATCGCCCTCGGCGGGGAACGCTCCGTCCTCGGCGGCGACGTGGGCGCCCGGCGCACCACGTCCTCGGCGGGGGTCTCCCGGCGCGACTACCGCCACGGCAGCGTCTACGCCTCCCCCACGACCCCGGTGCGCGAGGTGCACGGCGCCATCGCCGGCCGCTACGGCGAACTCGGCGGCCCCGCCGCCCTCGGGGTCCCCCTGACCGACGAACTGCGCACCCCGCGGCGGGCGGGGGCCTACAACCACTTCCAGGGCGGCTCGGTCTACTGGTCCCCCGCGACGGGGGCCCACGAGCTGCGCGGGGCGATCCGCGACCGGTGGGCCGCCCTCGGCTGGGAGAACGGCCTGGGGTTCCCCACCACCGGCGACCGCCGGACCCCCAGCAAGCCCGGCGCCTACACCCACTTCGAGGGCGGGTCGGTCTACTGGTCCCCCGCGACCGGCGCGCACGCCGTCCGCGGCGCGCTGCGCGAGACGTGGGCCGCGACCGGCTGGGAGAACGGCCCGCTGGGCTTCCCCGTCGCCGACGAGCGCCCCGTCCCGGGGGGCTTGCGCCTGGACTTCCAGGGCGGTTCGCTGACCTGGGACGCGACCCGCCGCACGACCTCGATCTCGCTGAACCACTGA
- a CDS encoding N-acetylmuramoyl-L-alanine amidase, whose product MRSVTTPVSRRALLTGGAAGGLTGAALLCAGAPASALAPAALQVAGSTRAFALGQQRSATLLSTGDLAVVAVDVEGGHMVGVTFPSGASTDTVSVRVRRAGADWTAWSDLPLNDSEPDPDTAEGRRSVTASDPLWVGALGTATVQVRLPRTDVADAHLQLVDAGESSALDTRTTLASPSGTKASPRAVPQPTIRSRAAWGADESLRQGGASYSTTIKAVVVHHTADGGTYSQAEVPSVIRGMYRYHTVSLGWADLGYNFVVDRFGGIWEGRAGGISQPVVGAHAGGFNADTFGVSMMGDYTSVAPSAECLESVARVIAWKLSMYGLPADGAAYLTSAGGGTARYAAGSTVKLRTINAHRDVGFTACPGNVGFTRMDTIRARVAQLMNAATGTAIDAKYAAVGGAAAFGTPTTAELDTPRGDGSYRFYTGGAIYWNRVTGAHTVRGEILAAWGRLGWENGLGFPTTDDSRAKGGFYNHFQNGSIYWSPATGARDVRGAIRTKWASMGWEGGPAGFPVTGDSRAAGGWYTHFQGGSIYYSAATGARWTTGAIRDRWAALGWERGMGFPTIDDTPTPGGKGWYNHFQGGSVYWSPATGAHAVRGAFRETWASMGWENSWLGFPTKDEYAVDGGLRMEFEGGTLTWNRSTGQTTAKRK is encoded by the coding sequence ATGCGGTCCGTCACCACCCCCGTGTCCCGTCGCGCCCTGCTCACCGGCGGTGCCGCCGGTGGCCTCACCGGCGCGGCCCTGCTGTGCGCGGGGGCCCCCGCGAGCGCCCTGGCCCCCGCGGCCCTGCAGGTCGCCGGCTCGACCCGCGCCTTCGCCCTGGGCCAGCAGCGCTCCGCCACCCTGCTCTCCACCGGCGACCTCGCGGTCGTCGCGGTGGACGTCGAGGGCGGGCACATGGTCGGGGTGACGTTCCCCTCCGGCGCCTCCACCGACACCGTCTCCGTGCGCGTGCGCCGCGCCGGCGCGGACTGGACGGCGTGGAGCGACCTGCCCCTCAACGACTCCGAACCCGACCCGGACACCGCCGAGGGCCGCCGCTCCGTCACCGCCTCCGACCCGCTGTGGGTCGGCGCCCTCGGGACCGCCACCGTCCAGGTCCGCCTGCCGCGCACCGACGTCGCCGACGCCCACCTGCAGCTCGTCGACGCCGGCGAGAGCTCCGCGCTCGACACCCGCACCACCCTCGCCTCCCCCTCCGGCACCAAGGCCAGCCCCCGGGCCGTCCCGCAGCCGACGATCCGCTCCCGCGCCGCCTGGGGCGCCGACGAGTCGCTGCGCCAGGGCGGGGCGAGCTACAGCACCACCATCAAGGCCGTCGTCGTCCACCACACCGCCGACGGCGGGACCTACAGCCAGGCCGAGGTCCCCTCGGTCATCCGCGGCATGTACCGCTACCACACGGTGTCCCTGGGCTGGGCCGACCTCGGCTACAACTTCGTCGTCGACCGCTTCGGCGGGATCTGGGAGGGGCGCGCCGGGGGGATCTCCCAGCCCGTCGTCGGCGCGCACGCCGGGGGTTTCAACGCCGACACCTTCGGGGTCTCGATGATGGGCGACTACACCTCCGTCGCCCCCAGCGCCGAGTGCCTCGAATCCGTCGCCCGGGTCATCGCCTGGAAGCTGTCGATGTACGGCCTGCCCGCCGACGGCGCCGCGTACCTCACCTCCGCCGGCGGCGGGACGGCCCGCTACGCCGCGGGCAGCACCGTGAAGCTGCGCACGATCAACGCCCACCGGGACGTCGGTTTCACCGCCTGCCCGGGCAACGTCGGTTTCACCCGGATGGACACCATCCGCGCCCGGGTCGCGCAACTGATGAACGCCGCCACGGGCACCGCGATCGACGCCAAGTACGCCGCCGTCGGCGGGGCCGCCGCGTTCGGCACCCCGACGACCGCGGAACTCGACACCCCCCGCGGTGACGGTTCCTACCGGTTCTACACCGGCGGGGCGATCTACTGGAACCGGGTGACCGGCGCCCACACCGTGCGCGGGGAGATCCTCGCCGCCTGGGGCCGGCTCGGCTGGGAGAACGGCCTCGGTTTCCCCACCACCGACGACTCCCGGGCCAAGGGCGGTTTCTACAACCACTTCCAGAACGGTTCCATCTACTGGAGCCCCGCCACCGGGGCCCGCGACGTGCGCGGGGCGATCCGGACCAAGTGGGCGTCGATGGGCTGGGAGGGCGGCCCCGCCGGTTTCCCGGTGACCGGCGACTCCCGCGCCGCCGGCGGCTGGTACACCCACTTCCAGGGCGGGTCCATCTACTACTCCGCCGCGACCGGGGCGCGCTGGACGACCGGCGCCATCCGGGACCGCTGGGCCGCGCTCGGCTGGGAACGCGGCATGGGTTTCCCCACGATCGACGACACCCCCACCCCCGGCGGGAAGGGCTGGTACAACCACTTCCAGGGCGGGTCGGTCTACTGGTCCCCCGCCACCGGGGCCCACGCCGTCCGCGGGGCGTTCCGCGAGACCTGGGCGTCGATGGGCTGGGAGAACTCCTGGCTGGGTTTCCCCACCAAGGACGAGTACGCCGTCGACGGCGGGCTGCGGATGGAGTTCGAGGGCGGGACCCTCACCTGGAACCGGTCCACCGGCCAGACCACCGCGAAGAGGAAGTGA
- a CDS encoding DUF1501 domain-containing protein, with translation MSKFKDDARCGCDEGSKLVSRRSVLRAALAAAAAGVTTYAVGDVSTQVSFAGTGWNGETLVVLSLHGGFDGLSAVVPGGDAGYYAARPNIAVPRSTLLGLDQTFGLHPAMAPLMPLWRNGTFGVVHAVGQAEPTRSHFAAMERMELAAPGSSVRTGWIDRTLGSLGTGSVLNAVGISNTPARAFAGPAQETTMTSLDGFSLIGPGDDRPTWHAALRRMHTGARPEVAQPASTLLTAMEDVAGLRGTASGPANGAVYPDSDLGRALAEAAVLKKSGAPVQVIALDYGDWDMHAGLGRVDGGWMRDKLTELSSALAAFATDLGGSFASTTLVTLSEFGRRVGENASGGLDHGHGNAVLLLGGGVVGGRVHGVWPGLGADRLVDGDLAGTTDYRSVIGEVLQKRCGAGSLSAIFPGFSGAPLGVVRSR, from the coding sequence GTGTCGAAGTTCAAGGACGACGCCCGCTGCGGCTGCGACGAAGGCTCGAAGCTGGTCTCGCGCCGCAGCGTGCTGCGCGCGGCGCTGGCCGCGGCCGCCGCCGGCGTCACCACCTACGCCGTGGGCGACGTCTCGACGCAGGTCTCGTTCGCGGGGACGGGCTGGAACGGCGAGACCCTGGTGGTGCTGAGCCTGCACGGCGGTTTCGACGGGCTGTCCGCGGTGGTCCCCGGCGGGGACGCCGGGTACTACGCGGCGCGGCCGAACATCGCCGTCCCGCGCTCGACCCTGCTCGGCCTGGACCAGACGTTCGGCCTGCACCCGGCGATGGCCCCGCTGATGCCGCTGTGGCGCAACGGGACCTTCGGGGTCGTGCACGCCGTCGGGCAGGCCGAGCCGACCCGCTCGCACTTCGCGGCGATGGAGCGGATGGAACTCGCCGCGCCGGGTTCGTCGGTGCGCACGGGCTGGATCGACCGGACCCTGGGGTCGCTGGGCACCGGTTCGGTGCTCAACGCCGTGGGCATCTCGAACACCCCGGCGCGCGCGTTCGCCGGTCCCGCCCAGGAGACGACGATGACGTCGCTGGACGGTTTCAGCCTCATCGGCCCCGGGGACGACCGCCCCACCTGGCACGCCGCGCTGCGCCGCATGCACACCGGCGCCCGTCCCGAGGTCGCCCAGCCCGCCTCGACGCTGCTGACGGCGATGGAGGACGTGGCGGGGCTGCGGGGCACCGCCTCGGGCCCGGCGAACGGGGCGGTCTACCCCGACTCCGACCTCGGCCGGGCCCTGGCCGAGGCCGCGGTCCTGAAGAAGTCCGGCGCCCCGGTGCAGGTCATCGCCCTGGACTACGGCGACTGGGACATGCACGCGGGGCTGGGCCGGGTCGACGGCGGCTGGATGCGCGACAAGCTGACCGAGCTGTCCTCGGCGCTGGCCGCCTTCGCCACCGACCTCGGCGGGTCCTTCGCCTCCACGACCCTGGTGACCCTCTCGGAGTTCGGCCGCCGGGTCGGGGAGAACGCCTCCGGCGGGCTGGACCACGGGCACGGCAACGCCGTCCTGCTGCTGGGCGGCGGGGTCGTGGGGGGCCGCGTGCACGGGGTGTGGCCCGGTCTGGGCGCGGACCGACTCGTCGACGGCGACCTCGCCGGCACGACGGACTACCGCTCGGTCATCGGCGAGGTGCTGCAGAAGCGGTGCGGGGCGGGGTCGCTGTCGGCGATCTTCCCCGGTTTCTCCGGCGCCCCGCTGGGGGTCGTCCGTTCGCGGTGA
- a CDS encoding DUF1800 domain-containing protein → MPSSDATVTRGGRRAATAPYAHETAADRLHLLRRATWGPTPAALAEVAQLGTAAWLDRQLDPARVEDGAVDAFAGRMAFYGRTPQDLWGGGYEPTGWNAMLETGRLTLARQIWSNRQLFEVVVDVFNNVLHVTNPSSEVWWSRQDYDRTVIRRHAFGSFADMLVASARHQAMLTYLDNTSSTAAHPNENYGRELLELHTVGVEAGYSEEDVKNSARLLTGLTIARDGASVFDAGRHDGGGRSVFGFVVPPHRPAEGNGWIDAYLRWLAVHPATARRISHKLATRFVSDAPPAALVDRMARTWTSTGGQVVPVLRTLFDSGEFWASAGQKVRTPQEDYVATLRTLGTGMEPSGTAGITKLFWHVLDQGHAPMAWGAPNGYPDVATAWVSPSGTLSRWNRHMDFAAGWYPTELRFARPTDLLSPFPGTWGALVDALGVRLTGSPLTADEKAALLMYAGRQAGAPCSVNDRWIQNNLRYLVALTLDGPTFTIR, encoded by the coding sequence GTGCCTTCCTCCGACGCCACCGTGACCCGGGGCGGCCGACGCGCCGCGACGGCCCCGTACGCGCACGAGACCGCCGCCGACCGCCTGCACCTGCTGCGCCGGGCGACGTGGGGCCCGACCCCGGCCGCGCTGGCCGAGGTCGCCCAGCTCGGTACCGCGGCCTGGCTGGACCGCCAGCTCGACCCCGCCCGCGTCGAGGACGGCGCGGTCGACGCCTTCGCCGGCCGGATGGCCTTCTACGGCCGCACCCCCCAGGACCTGTGGGGCGGGGGCTACGAGCCCACCGGGTGGAACGCGATGCTGGAGACGGGGCGGCTGACCCTGGCCCGCCAGATCTGGAGCAACCGGCAGCTGTTCGAGGTCGTCGTCGACGTCTTCAACAACGTCCTGCACGTGACCAACCCCAGCTCCGAGGTCTGGTGGAGCCGGCAGGACTACGACCGCACGGTGATCCGCCGCCACGCCTTCGGCAGCTTCGCCGACATGCTCGTCGCCTCCGCCCGCCACCAGGCGATGCTCACCTACCTGGACAACACCAGCTCCACCGCGGCCCACCCCAACGAGAACTACGGGCGGGAGCTGCTGGAGCTGCACACCGTCGGCGTCGAGGCGGGCTACTCCGAGGAGGACGTCAAGAACTCCGCGCGCCTGCTGACGGGGCTGACCATCGCCCGCGACGGCGCGTCGGTCTTCGACGCGGGCCGCCACGACGGCGGGGGCCGCTCCGTCTTCGGCTTCGTCGTCCCCCCGCACCGCCCGGCGGAGGGGAACGGCTGGATCGACGCCTACCTGCGCTGGCTGGCCGTCCACCCGGCCACGGCCCGCCGGATCAGCCACAAGCTGGCCACCCGCTTCGTCTCCGACGCTCCCCCCGCCGCGCTGGTGGACCGGATGGCGCGCACCTGGACCAGCACCGGCGGGCAGGTCGTCCCGGTGCTGCGCACCCTCTTCGACTCCGGCGAGTTCTGGGCCTCGGCGGGGCAGAAGGTGCGCACCCCGCAGGAGGACTACGTCGCCACCCTGCGGACCCTGGGCACCGGGATGGAGCCCAGCGGGACCGCGGGGATCACCAAGCTGTTCTGGCACGTCCTGGACCAGGGCCACGCCCCGATGGCCTGGGGGGCCCCCAACGGCTACCCCGACGTGGCCACGGCCTGGGTCTCCCCCAGCGGGACGCTCTCGCGCTGGAACCGGCACATGGACTTCGCCGCGGGCTGGTACCCGACGGAACTGCGGTTCGCGAGGCCCACGGACCTGCTCTCCCCCTTCCCCGGCACCTGGGGCGCGCTGGTGGACGCCCTGGGGGTGCGGCTGACGGGCAGCCCGCTGACCGCGGACGAGAAGGCGGCGCTGCTGATGTACGCCGGCCGGCAGGCCGGGGCCCCGTGCTCGGTGAACGACCGCTGGATCCAGAACAACCTCCGCTACCTCGTCGCGCTCACGCTCGACGGCCCGACCTTCACGATCCGCTGA